Sequence from the Paenibacillus riograndensis SBR5 genome:
CCGCCATGCAGTACAGCCCGGTGGACTTGACCAATGGAGGCTGCGGCAAGCGGGGCATTCTCAAAATAGCTGAACATTTCATCAATCGGCTGGTCAAGCTCCTGCTCCAAAATATTGCGCGCCGTTTCCGCCGAGAACGGAGGGACGCTGTCCTGAAGCTTCACCAGTTCCTGAATTATAGAATCGGGCAGCAGATCGGAACGGGTACTGGCCAATTGGCCCAGCTTCACAAAGGTTGGCCCCAAATCCTCAAGCACCCGGCGGATCCGCTCCCCCAGCGTCAGACTCTCGTGAACCTCCTGGGTAATCATCCGGCGCGGAAGGGACAACAGATGGTAGAGGCCAAGTTCCTCCACCATATAGCCGAAGCCATGACGCATCAGCGCCATGGCAATAGTCCGGTACCGCCCGGCATGTCTTATACGTACAGCCATTTAGTCCGTACGCTGTTCCGGCAGGGCTTCCTCCGTCGAAGGAGTTCCCTCCAGCTCCGCCACACGGCGCTCCAGGACAGCAATCCGCGCTTCCAGCTCGGCAACATCACTCTGAACAGGGATTTTAAGCTCCTTCAGCACGCGCTCCACCTGTTCATGAACTGCAGATTTGAACACTCCGCGTTCTTCCTCGCCACGCTCCACCAGCCGGTCAACGAGTGCCTTGGATTCCGAGGGGGCAAGCTCGCCCCGCTTCACCAGCTCTTCAACTACCTTTTCTACCTTTTCCTTGCTGACAATGGTGAGGCCGACTCCTAAAGAGATTGCTTTCTTGAACAAATCACTCATGGCACTTTCCTCCCAATGATTCCGGTTATGGATAGAGTATACCCTTTTGCGGGCCATTTCACAAAATTTAAGCCTGTGCAAAGCAGCCGCACTATATAGATTATCTAGGGATTCGCGCCGCCCAGGTAGCCGCCCGCAGGATCAGCTGGCGAATCGCCGGATGTGTGAAGGAAGGTTCATGATGGCCTGGCATCAGAAATACCACCCGTCCCAGCCCATAGCTGTGACACCAGGCGGCCGGACGCATTTCCCCCTCTGCTTCATACTCCAGTAAAATGGTCTTCTCTGTAAAAGGATCGAAGTCGAACGTGTACGGCTCCTCATCCAGCTGGAAATCTTCGATGCCCTCGGTAATGTCATGCTCCAGGACCTTGAAGTTCAGCGGAGTATACGGCGGATGTCCGGTAAATCTGCCGCCGATCAGATGGGCCAGCTCATAGCGTTTGGCCAGCGAGATTCCGGTATGCAGCACGATCAGTCCGCCGCCGCCGCTCACATAGCTCAGCAGACCCGCAGTCTGCTGGGGGGACACCGTCTCATTCCATAGCTCATTGTATGCGATGCACAGATCATATCCTGACAAGTGCTCGCTGAGCAGCAGCTTTTTATTCTCCGAACACTGCACAATCAGCAGATCATTCAGGATTTCGCTGATTTGTTTGTCCACGCCCTGCAGCGGATGAAAACGGGGGTGGGTATAGTCACCCAAAAGCAGACATTTTCTTTTGTCCATAGGGGACCTCCTCCTTCTTTCTATATCTATATTTGTCTTTTTAGTTGCCTATATTCTAAGTAAAATGGCTGAGGTTGTCCATGGCCGGCAATAAATGTCCGTGCCTATGAAACTTCGGCCTGGCAGACCGTCAGCGGCGGGACGCGATATATTTCCCAAGCTCCACGAACATGCTGCCCATCCGTTCATGCTCGGGCATCACGATCCGCGTTATTCCTTCCTCCTTCAGGGATTCCGAGGTGATCCGTCCTACAGAAACCGCCAGCACCTTGTGCTCAAAGGCCTCCACCAGTTCCTTCAGCTTGCCCTGCTCCCTGGCATACTGAGCCAGAAAACGGAATTGCGGAGCGCTCGTGAAGGCTACCGCATCGACTCTGCCTTCTGCAATCTCTTCATACAGCCGGGCCAGCGCCCCGGGCTCCGGCGGCGTATGGCGGTACGGCTCCACTTGAAG
This genomic interval carries:
- a CDS encoding phasin family protein — translated: MSDLFKKAISLGVGLTIVSKEKVEKVVEELVKRGELAPSESKALVDRLVERGEEERGVFKSAVHEQVERVLKELKIPVQSDVAELEARIAVLERRVAELEGTPSTEEALPEQRTD
- a CDS encoding ThuA domain-containing protein — protein: MDKRKCLLLGDYTHPRFHPLQGVDKQISEILNDLLIVQCSENKKLLLSEHLSGYDLCIAYNELWNETVSPQQTAGLLSYVSGGGGLIVLHTGISLAKRYELAHLIGGRFTGHPPYTPLNFKVLEHDITEGIEDFQLDEEPYTFDFDPFTEKTILLEYEAEGEMRPAAWCHSYGLGRVVFLMPGHHEPSFTHPAIRQLILRAATWAARIPR